Proteins encoded in a region of the uncultured Sunxiuqinia sp. genome:
- a CDS encoding SLBB domain-containing protein, whose product MKSLSSLIFLIFICFAIQLKGQELPQNVNVKELSNDQVKKAKEALDQSGLSREAAIEVARQKGASEQQIQEMLNRMDSLDSLDNQQSSMDDSQAVEEEVEENTTDEKEPTTQKAAINASRDTRFGAFLFRRSNVSFEPNPNLPTPKNYRINIGDQILIVIWGNSQASYQLNVNRNGQVIIPDIGPVNIAGLPFADAEQKLTGKLSTIYADMKGQKPSTFAQIDLGKMRSIRVNIIGEAQTPGSYTLPATASVFNALYLSGGPNSIGSFREIQLLRNNELFKAIDIYKYLLGGDLSENVILQDEDIIFIPTALKQVQVNGAFKRTGQFELEENENLSQLITYAGGYTDETYIHRMKLYRKTQEGMEIKDFTEDQISSIKLENGDRLVASKILSSFANRVTISGSVLRPGEYELTNNFKLSELISRADSITPDAYLKGGHLIRYNDDLSTKLISFELKDILNGTQDIVLQPEDEIRIKSHFQLEEQKTVRVSGQVNTPRSLPYMDGMTLRDVIYLANGFKEGADSTAIEVSRRLGPEKEAEYGDTLRYTFYFSLDRKLNMDSPTGRFLIQPFDRISVPTAPGYLQPGEVYIQGEVIRAGEYALNTRGMRISDLLSKAGGLTPDAFPQGAIFRRYSEVLGSEVVGIELQEIINNPNSQNDLFLMNGDVLSIPKRLQTVKVSGNVMNPLSLTFQPGKSVLYYVDKAGGFDEETRKRKVYVKYPNGTTASTHGFLFKNYPEVNAGTEIIVPRKPENNRPDQTGKWISITSALSSLAIAITAVLR is encoded by the coding sequence ATGAAATCCTTATCGTCTCTCATATTTTTAATATTTATCTGCTTCGCGATTCAACTGAAAGGACAAGAGCTTCCTCAAAATGTTAATGTGAAGGAGCTGAGCAACGACCAGGTCAAGAAAGCCAAGGAAGCCCTTGACCAGAGTGGATTATCACGCGAAGCCGCTATTGAGGTCGCCCGACAAAAGGGAGCCAGTGAGCAACAAATCCAGGAAATGCTCAACAGGATGGACAGTCTGGACAGTCTGGACAACCAACAATCATCGATGGATGACTCTCAGGCTGTGGAAGAAGAAGTAGAAGAAAACACAACAGATGAAAAAGAACCAACCACTCAAAAGGCTGCAATCAACGCTTCCCGGGACACCCGATTTGGAGCATTCCTTTTCAGAAGAAGTAATGTTAGCTTTGAGCCCAACCCCAATCTTCCAACTCCGAAAAACTATCGCATAAACATTGGGGATCAAATCCTGATTGTCATTTGGGGAAACTCGCAAGCATCCTATCAACTAAATGTAAATAGAAACGGGCAGGTTATTATCCCCGATATTGGCCCGGTTAATATTGCCGGACTCCCCTTTGCCGATGCAGAACAAAAATTAACCGGTAAGCTATCAACCATTTATGCCGATATGAAAGGCCAAAAGCCCAGCACCTTTGCTCAGATCGACTTAGGAAAAATGCGCTCCATCAGAGTCAACATCATTGGTGAAGCACAAACCCCCGGTTCATATACGCTACCAGCAACAGCTAGTGTTTTCAATGCCTTGTACCTCTCAGGTGGCCCCAACAGTATTGGCTCATTTCGCGAAATCCAACTGTTACGAAACAACGAGCTTTTTAAAGCCATTGATATCTATAAATACCTGCTTGGAGGCGACCTGTCAGAGAATGTCATTCTACAGGATGAGGATATCATCTTTATTCCAACGGCCCTCAAGCAAGTTCAGGTTAATGGGGCATTTAAAAGAACCGGCCAGTTTGAACTTGAAGAAAATGAAAACCTGTCACAGCTAATCACCTATGCCGGAGGTTACACAGATGAAACCTATATCCACCGCATGAAGCTTTATCGGAAAACACAGGAGGGAATGGAAATCAAAGACTTTACAGAAGATCAGATTTCATCCATAAAACTTGAAAACGGCGACCGGTTAGTCGCATCAAAAATTCTGAGTTCCTTTGCCAACCGGGTTACCATAAGCGGTTCCGTCTTACGTCCCGGAGAATATGAACTGACCAACAACTTCAAACTCTCGGAGTTGATCTCCAGGGCCGACAGCATCACTCCCGATGCCTATTTAAAAGGTGGACATCTTATTCGTTATAATGATGACCTGTCGACCAAGCTGATTAGTTTTGAACTCAAAGACATCCTCAACGGCACACAAGACATTGTTCTTCAACCAGAAGACGAGATCCGGATAAAATCACACTTCCAACTGGAAGAGCAAAAAACAGTGCGTGTTTCAGGACAGGTCAACACCCCAAGATCTCTCCCCTATATGGATGGGATGACCTTACGCGATGTTATATACCTCGCCAATGGATTTAAAGAAGGAGCCGACAGCACCGCGATTGAGGTGTCACGTCGCTTAGGTCCCGAAAAAGAAGCAGAGTATGGAGACACCCTGCGTTACACCTTCTATTTTTCATTAGACCGCAAGCTGAACATGGATTCACCAACCGGTCGGTTTTTGATCCAACCATTCGATCGCATCTCTGTGCCAACAGCTCCAGGATATCTGCAGCCCGGGGAAGTATACATCCAGGGCGAAGTGATACGGGCCGGCGAATATGCCCTAAATACCCGGGGCATGAGAATATCTGATCTGCTAAGTAAAGCGGGGGGACTTACACCGGATGCATTTCCACAAGGAGCTATCTTTAGGCGCTACAGCGAGGTACTGGGTAGCGAGGTTGTTGGCATCGAGCTGCAAGAGATTATCAACAACCCGAATAGCCAAAACGATCTTTTTTTGATGAACGGTGATGTCCTCAGCATTCCCAAACGCTTACAAACCGTGAAAGTGAGTGGTAATGTCATGAATCCACTGTCGCTGACTTTTCAACCCGGAAAATCAGTGTTGTATTATGTCGATAAAGCAGGTGGTTTTGACGAAGAAACCCGCAAGCGGAAAGTTTACGTTAAATACCCCAATGGAACAACAGCCAGCACCCATGGATTTTTGTTTAAGAATTACCCGGAGGTCAACGCAGGAACAGAAATCATCGTTCCCCGAAAACCCGAAAACAATCGCCCGGATCAAACCGGAAAGTGGATTTCAATTACCAGCGCCCTCTCTTCTCTGGCCATTGCCATCACAGCGGTACTGAGATAA